The following are encoded together in the Raineyella sp. LH-20 genome:
- a CDS encoding DUF4233 domain-containing protein, which yields MLLAKDNPMIRVLMLTLYFEVVVFALSMAVMVMVDQVRPGLAGGLAGGAALLALAAGATIKRSYGQVLGWLTQVVGVALGILSPIMYVVAGVFAGLYLATFVLGRRIAGGRTA from the coding sequence GTGCTGCTGGCCAAGGACAACCCGATGATCCGGGTGCTGATGCTGACCCTCTACTTCGAGGTGGTCGTCTTCGCCCTCTCGATGGCCGTGATGGTGATGGTCGACCAGGTCCGTCCCGGGCTGGCGGGTGGCCTCGCCGGCGGTGCGGCGTTGCTCGCCCTGGCGGCGGGCGCCACGATCAAGCGATCGTACGGGCAGGTGCTCGGCTGGCTGACGCAAGTGGTCGGCGTCGCACTGGGCATCCTCAGCCCGATCATGTACGTGGTGGCCGGCGTCTTCGCCGGGCTCTATCTGGCCACCTTCGTGCTGGGCCGGCGGATCGCGGGCGGCCGGACCGCCTGA
- a CDS encoding Na+/H+ antiporter subunit A yields the protein MTALIAVHFGLAILAPAVTRLLGRRVFLLFALVPAAAAVWLVGLHPTILAGGAYELHQPWVPGIGLTVDLRIGLVQWVLGLVVSVIGAAVLFYCRWYFAGGPPQARVAGLLLAFAGSMLGLVSADNLVYLYVFWELTTVLSYLLVGHNPLRAANRGAALTALLVTGTGGLAMLAGLLMLAGTTGTFSLAGVVAAAPRGPYVVGAVVLVLFGALTKSAQVPFHFWLPGAMAAPTPVSAYLHSAAMVKAGVYLLAVLAPGFASVPVWRPLVMTVGAVTMVVGGYRALRQHDIKLLLAYGTVSQLGFLFVLLGSGTRAGAVAGLAMLVTHAVFKSALFLTVGIVDRATGTRDLRELSGVARELPWIAAAATLAGMAMAGLPPTAGFLAKEAAFEAVVNWAVDPFSDGTGMLPGPSIAMSGLVVVGSVLTVAYTLRFLWGAFATKTKAAYGVDHRAPAKRTLVHRVPLGFAAAPLLLGAATVVLGAVGPEWSAIILPYGETLTVGARSHGMQMPSGLSPAFGLSVACWLAGALMFRFRDRIGALQETMPEIPPADQTFHRLIRWLDRLAVDVTSRVQPGSLPLYLAAILGMLVVFTGTAVFVQSGLGAGVRLWDTPVQAVIGVVMCVAAWLAANSRGRLKAVILVGVTGYGLALLFLVHGAPDLALTQVLTETVSIVVFVLVLRKLPKYFTDRPLTSMRWWRIGLAVAVGATVVGVVLVASTARVAEPVSDALYTQSWEIGHGTNIVNVTLVDTRAWDTLGEIAVLLIAATGVASLIFIRARYTVRTPAQARDQAARERHGSRGHAWLRGGQALSPLRRSLVMEVVTRLLFPVMVITSVYVLMAGHNWPGGGFAGGLIAGLALVLRYLAGGRHELDDAAPVDAGAVLGSGMLVAILSAVAPLAVGGSVLESYAVDIHLPFLAEAHAFGRVWPLLGDIHVVTSVFFDIGVYLVVIGLLLDIARSLGAGVDVQTEQDRAPHPAEGGGVRGGRSALRLPGRPFEEPRETEV from the coding sequence ATGACAGCGCTGATCGCCGTCCACTTCGGACTGGCGATCCTGGCCCCGGCGGTCACCCGCCTGCTGGGCCGGCGCGTGTTCCTGCTGTTCGCCTTGGTCCCGGCCGCCGCGGCGGTGTGGCTGGTGGGACTCCACCCGACGATCCTCGCCGGTGGGGCGTACGAGCTGCACCAGCCGTGGGTGCCCGGCATCGGGCTCACCGTCGACCTGCGGATCGGGCTGGTGCAGTGGGTGCTCGGTCTGGTCGTCAGCGTCATCGGGGCGGCGGTGCTGTTCTACTGCCGGTGGTACTTCGCCGGCGGGCCGCCGCAGGCCCGGGTGGCCGGACTGCTGCTCGCCTTCGCCGGGTCGATGCTCGGCCTGGTCAGCGCCGACAACCTCGTCTACCTCTACGTCTTCTGGGAGCTGACCACCGTCCTCTCCTACCTGCTGGTGGGCCACAACCCGCTGCGGGCCGCCAACCGGGGCGCCGCCCTGACCGCCCTGCTGGTGACCGGCACCGGGGGCCTGGCGATGCTCGCCGGCCTGCTGATGCTCGCCGGCACCACCGGCACCTTCTCCCTGGCCGGCGTGGTCGCGGCGGCGCCGCGGGGACCGTACGTCGTCGGAGCGGTGGTGCTGGTGCTGTTCGGCGCCCTCACCAAGTCGGCCCAGGTGCCGTTCCACTTCTGGCTGCCGGGGGCGATGGCGGCGCCGACACCGGTGTCGGCCTACCTGCACTCCGCGGCGATGGTGAAGGCCGGGGTCTACCTGCTGGCCGTGCTCGCGCCGGGCTTCGCCTCGGTGCCGGTCTGGCGCCCGCTGGTGATGACCGTCGGCGCGGTGACGATGGTGGTCGGCGGCTACCGGGCGCTGCGCCAGCACGACATCAAGCTGCTGCTCGCGTACGGCACGGTCTCCCAACTCGGTTTCCTCTTCGTCCTGCTCGGATCGGGCACCCGAGCCGGCGCCGTCGCCGGGCTGGCGATGCTGGTCACCCACGCGGTGTTCAAGTCGGCCCTGTTCCTCACCGTGGGCATCGTCGACCGGGCCACCGGCACCCGTGACCTGCGCGAGTTGTCCGGGGTCGCCCGGGAACTGCCGTGGATCGCCGCGGCGGCCACGCTGGCCGGCATGGCGATGGCCGGCCTGCCGCCGACCGCCGGGTTCCTGGCCAAGGAGGCGGCCTTCGAGGCGGTGGTGAACTGGGCGGTTGACCCGTTCTCCGACGGCACCGGCATGCTGCCGGGGCCCTCGATCGCGATGTCCGGCCTGGTGGTGGTCGGCTCGGTGCTCACCGTGGCCTACACACTGCGGTTCCTGTGGGGGGCCTTCGCCACGAAGACGAAGGCGGCGTACGGCGTCGATCACCGGGCCCCGGCGAAGCGGACCCTGGTGCACCGGGTGCCGCTCGGGTTCGCCGCGGCACCGCTGCTGCTGGGCGCGGCGACGGTGGTCCTCGGTGCGGTGGGGCCCGAGTGGAGCGCGATCATCCTGCCGTACGGCGAGACCCTGACCGTCGGCGCCCGGTCGCACGGCATGCAGATGCCCAGCGGGCTGAGCCCCGCGTTCGGTCTGTCGGTGGCCTGCTGGCTGGCGGGGGCCCTGATGTTCCGCTTCCGGGACCGGATCGGCGCCCTGCAGGAGACGATGCCGGAGATCCCGCCGGCCGACCAGACCTTCCACCGGCTGATCCGCTGGCTGGACCGACTCGCGGTGGACGTCACCTCGCGGGTCCAGCCGGGCTCGCTGCCGCTCTACCTCGCGGCGATCCTCGGCATGTTGGTGGTGTTCACCGGCACCGCGGTGTTCGTCCAGTCGGGACTCGGCGCCGGCGTGCGACTCTGGGACACCCCGGTGCAGGCGGTCATCGGCGTGGTGATGTGCGTCGCGGCCTGGCTCGCGGCCAACTCCCGCGGCCGGCTCAAGGCGGTGATCCTGGTGGGGGTCACCGGCTACGGCCTGGCGCTGCTCTTCCTCGTCCACGGGGCGCCGGATCTGGCCCTCACCCAGGTGCTCACCGAGACGGTGTCGATCGTCGTCTTCGTCCTGGTGCTGCGCAAGCTGCCGAAGTACTTCACCGACCGCCCGCTCACCTCGATGCGCTGGTGGCGGATCGGGCTCGCCGTCGCCGTCGGCGCCACCGTGGTCGGCGTGGTCCTGGTGGCGTCCACCGCCCGGGTCGCCGAGCCCGTGTCGGACGCCCTCTACACCCAGTCCTGGGAGATCGGCCACGGCACCAACATCGTCAACGTCACCCTCGTCGACACCCGCGCCTGGGACACCCTCGGCGAGATCGCGGTGTTGTTGATCGCGGCCACCGGCGTCGCCTCGCTGATCTTCATCCGTGCCCGTTACACCGTCCGTACGCCGGCCCAGGCGCGGGACCAGGCCGCCCGTGAGCGCCACGGGTCGCGCGGTCACGCCTGGCTGCGCGGCGGCCAGGCGCTCTCCCCGCTGCGCCGTTCGCTGGTGATGGAGGTGGTCACCCGGCTGCTCTTCCCGGTGATGGTGATCACCTCGGTGTACGTCCTGATGGCGGGGCACAACTGGCCGGGGGGTGGCTTCGCCGGCGGGCTGATCGCCGGGTTGGCGCTGGTGCTGCGCTACCTGGCCGGCGGCCGCCACGAACTCGACGACGCCGCTCCGGTCGACGCCGGTGCGGTGCTGGGCTCCGGCATGCTCGTCGCGATCCTCTCGGCGGTCGCACCGCTGGCGGTGGGTGGCTCGGTGCTCGAGTCGTACGCCGTCGACATCCACCTCCCGTTCCTCGCCGAGGCACACGCCTTCGGCCGGGTCTGGCCGCTGCTGGGCGACATCCACGTGGTCACCTCGGTCTTCTTCGACATCGGCGTCTACCTGGTGGTGATCGGTCTGCTGCTCGACATCGCCCGGTCGCTGGGGGCCGGCGTCGACGTCCAGACCGAACAGGACCGGGCGCCGCACCCGGCCGAGGGCGGTGGGGTCCGCGGTGGGCGCAGCGCGCTGCGGCTGCCGGGGCGCCCGTTCGAGGAACCCCGGGAGACGGAGGTCTGA
- a CDS encoding Na(+)/H(+) antiporter subunit C yields the protein MAPNLTLLLVAGFLIACGVYLLLERSLTRILIGILLASNGVNLLYPIIAGPARLPAFIGTSPRDAITDPLPQAMVLTSIVITLATTAFLLTMGYRAFQVTGHDEVQDDVEDAVIRRLALLDEASESYDAGAATGEPGEEAGSDPAGGPGTGSGAQGADGAEAVR from the coding sequence ATGGCGCCCAACCTCACCCTGCTCCTCGTCGCCGGCTTCCTGATCGCCTGCGGGGTCTACCTGCTGCTGGAACGCTCCCTCACCCGGATCCTGATCGGCATCCTTCTCGCCTCCAACGGCGTGAACCTGCTCTACCCGATCATCGCCGGCCCGGCGCGGCTGCCGGCCTTCATCGGCACCAGCCCCCGCGACGCGATCACCGACCCGCTGCCGCAGGCGATGGTGCTCACCTCGATCGTGATCACCCTGGCGACCACCGCCTTCCTGCTGACGATGGGCTATCGCGCCTTCCAGGTGACCGGCCACGACGAGGTCCAGGACGACGTCGAGGACGCCGTGATCCGCCGGCTGGCGCTGCTCGACGAGGCCTCCGAGTCGTACGACGCCGGGGCCGCCACCGGCGAGCCCGGTGAGGAGGCCGGCAGCGACCCGGCCGGTGGGCCGGGGACGGGCTCCGGGGCCCAGGGCGCCGACGGTGCGGAGGCGGTCCGATGA
- the ndk gene encoding nucleoside-diphosphate kinase gives MTVAQRTLVLIKPDAVARGLIGAILERYERKSLRVVAMELRTVDAAQSDAHYAEHLERAFYPGLRDFITSGPLVALVLEGDCAVDAVRALNGATDGRTAAPGTIRGDWALSNQANLVHGSDSPESAAREIALWFPALGAGPSGE, from the coding sequence ATGACCGTAGCGCAGCGCACCCTCGTCCTGATCAAGCCCGACGCCGTCGCTCGGGGTCTCATCGGAGCCATCCTGGAGCGCTACGAGCGGAAGTCGCTGCGGGTCGTGGCGATGGAGCTGCGGACGGTCGACGCCGCCCAGTCCGACGCGCACTACGCCGAGCACCTCGAGCGGGCCTTCTACCCGGGCCTGCGGGACTTCATCACCTCCGGCCCACTCGTCGCACTGGTGCTCGAGGGCGACTGCGCCGTTGATGCCGTCCGGGCGCTGAACGGCGCCACGGACGGTCGTACGGCGGCCCCGGGGACCATCCGCGGCGACTGGGCGCTGTCCAACCAGGCCAACCTCGTGCATGGCTCCGACAGCCCGGAGAGCGCCGCCCGCGAGATCGCCCTCTGGTTCCCGGCCCTCGGCGCGGGGCCCAGCGGGGAATGA